A genomic segment from Sparus aurata chromosome 10, fSpaAur1.1, whole genome shotgun sequence encodes:
- the LOC115589630 gene encoding uncharacterized protein LOC115589630: protein MTDGCASSDGGDRMWTYYRNGLIPLNKKKEDKEAVTLPAINCGRTSLCQSANRMGRDTNHLRLQQTRKTKTDHQDRITDRLHQGQFFKAADAFLDLPECGKTSESSSKLLRSIKALGEDENEEERERRDRETDSGTHLSVRSNKEDVDERGDNNLPATNILCGMKTEEGRGKQEPPSHVEEKRFMIYICGGYKDTVAERSALMEKVYPRLYLYCKQRGYDFRMVDLRWGVGTPVAEQNDTVKLHVENLQRCQKTQGPNLILFVGQKYDVRTLPSTISREAFEAIIRVMERGQQEMSRSKPVEDFPASGSQSSITTDSSSGSFVKDSIYGHFLHFGEQATDSGLLSQSSQDSFSEGEETTLSPVGARSCGDLVKDLTLLQMCYKLDENCLPPVYCLLPIRFQHPDILSVDRKRREQARKDWSTTCQRVWGILQRNASEALGQAEASLLLRTILDWEVETGLQSVDEAPPEEHCHCYKRLIPDLYNNLKNEHAPHYTDLLKGQAQLDPVLKTAQQEFIDQLHRKLRHTNIYERNVGWGRKGLSPKHNRSHQFYIERISSHFQRTVINSLNKVMKVTKTQSPFDTVRREAVRVRIQEEIQCHVNYGLHLWKGCTLRQTFLADVKETVVQSRTSPIVLLGPPGWGKSTTMAALAQLAPSWLPGAVKILVHFIGFTGESRNIRLVLQSLCVQLAEAYCPHTQLSEDLPKLINEFHSLLGLVGAEQPLVVLLDGLDELSEEHGADLSWVSIPLPPNVRLVLSATSDSPCAHTLQSAHPTVLSLPPLSPDDITAALESKLWMNKRCLQEQQWQLLVQACLSCPCPLYLEAAYSESMLWTSYSPQASLSLPASLEGLYLSMLARLERELGRELLRRASSLISLSRWGVTEQELLDLLAKDGKVLQEVTNCHSSSSHPRVPYVMWARLKHGLGCHLTEVRTDGTWVYRWTHFELSRVCIKRYLKTDESRMAVHSDYADYFRDKSQEAHIFQPLAWTLDEKEDGEGVTKSYRFNLRKLHGLPYHLVHSGQILPFLSECIFNYEFLLHKAWGLSVLDIEEDLNKAVLPDKVLVDVEVLSSALELSRAVLLKDPCQLASQLMGRLGQMVIEDRPVAKGDPLKFSDLHDLLAQCMQSSLPVLLPSSTFLFPPGGLQPILLAGHMTNAAALGGGQRGPLCVTSESDGSLRFWDLEQRRIIRSLDPVGGVVGDSLLLGLDDRMLIVCMGQGLQVREVESGRVVYSESDSVDVPIVTTTCEGQLLVVCYDGGDLVKVFDLASSCSLLHCVNLSMERQAIHKDRAILLSSNSIRDYVLFAYRSGGEAAVFSAREGSVLSVLSAQHDSASIQAVEMTEDYLLLFCRYPYKRGSDIIHVELFSTISLLYLRSILGCSQDFLSQVSVNQAGTHAIAFCPSPRTGITDIVTWNLETEDHKHITRFPAVVTRGLCFDLRFCLGICSGKKYLHLWDLTSRISDQTLTYNTHKLRSDGTEEVIPMGKTLRYALCRSIRAGTVYVWNLTRRRFTCRPVRVEHGLYSSTDVMLAHDFKLYIFTDRSRNSSMDPSYRFQTLLVYDLIKQSYVRRQTGLAVIPCPQHEYLLLEDGRTLLGLSETRDHLILWDLDSGYVKHEIKPSHRGSLLYSRSVQELQPDVTPRRDTCELPDSSNLMPWDIRTESQSAKKRRSEREAQRETEAARRLDREKYNCIEQYLLSGDEQVAVCSYFAHHLNVFSMVSQEHLHTLEDKTSLLSLHTAAITYTGSHLVLTNFKQEQRTPCITLWDLHEGIVSKRLKKEAGVCCIAITDNADRVLFGVTGSNRLTVWDPFKRNYRSICGYGNLKIEVSSKLYMTEGGTKAVLLSGQLSLWDLEARSILSVLSLDAHVGCMRLLRGREIWVLLGLSHSPALISIRPTSRSVSSATQASRDGDLFGESSSSEEEEDS, encoded by the exons CTGCAGCAAACACGCAAAACCAAAACTGATCACCAGGACAGAATAACTGACAGGCTGCACCAAGGACAGTTTTTCAAG GCTGCAGATGCTTTTCTAGACCTGCCTGAATGTGGGAAAACAAGTGAGAGCTCATCCAAGTTACTAAGGAGCATAAAGGCACTCGGAGAGGATGAGAAcgaagaggaaagagagagacgtgacagagagacggacagtGGTACTCATCTGTCTGTGAGGTCAAACAAAGAAGATGTGGATGAAAGAGGTGACAACAACCTCCCAGCGACAAACATCTTGTGTGGTATGAAGACTGAAGAGGGTCGTGGGAAGCAGGAGCCTCCATCGCATGTTGAAGAGAAGAGATTCATGATCTATATATGTGGCGGATACAAAG ACACAGTTGCAGAGAGAAGTGCACTCATGGAGAAGGTTTATCCCAGACTGTATCTGTACTGTAAGCAGAGAGGCTATGACTTCAGGATGGTTGACCTCCGCTGGGGGGTTGGAACACCTGTTGCTGAACAAAATGACACTGTTAAGCTACATGTGGAGAATCTCCAGCGATGCCAGAAGACACAGGGTCCAAATTTGATT CTTTTTGTTGGACAGAAGTATGATGTCCGGACCCTTCCCTCTACCatcagcagagaggcatttgaGGCCATAATTAGAGTGATGGAGAGAGGCCAACAGGAGATGTCCAGGAGCAAACCAGTGGAGGACTTTCCTGCCTCGGGCTCCCAGTCCAGCATTACTACAGACAGCAGCTCTGGCAGTTTTGTCAAGGATTCTATTTATGgacattttctacattttggAGAACAGGCTACAGATTCTGGACTGCTAAGTCAGAGCTCCCAAGACTCATtttcagaaggagaggagaccaCACTCAGCCCCGTGGGTGCAAGGAGCTGTGGGGATTTGGTCAAGGACCTAACATTACTCCAGATGTGCTATAAGCTGGACGAGAACTGTCTTCCTCCTGTCTACTGCTTACTTCCAATCAG ATTTCAACATCCTGACATATTGAGTGTGGACAGGAAGCGCAGGGAACAGGCAAGGAAGGACTGGAGCACTACCTGCCAGAGGGTGTGGGGAATTCTACAACGCAACGCATCTGAGGCACTTGGGCAAGCGGAGGCATCACTGTTACTCCGAACAA TTCTTGACTGGGAAGTAGAGACAGGTCTGCAGTCCGTAGATGAGGCTCCACCAGAGGAGCACTGCCACTGCTACAAGAGACTCATCCCAGATCTTTACAACAACCTGAAGAATGAACATGCACCGCATTACACCGACCTCCTGAAGGGGCAAGCTCAGCTCGACCCAGTACTCAAAACAGCACAACAGGAATTCATCGACCAGCTTCACAGAAAG CTGCGCCACACCAACATCTATGAGCGGAATGTGGGATGGGGACGGAAAGGCCTGAGTCCTAAACACAATCGCTCTCACCAGTTCTACATTGAGCGAATCTCCTCCCACTTTCAACGGACAGTAATCAACTCCCTCAACAA AGTAATGAAGGTCACCAAAACTCAAAGCCCTTTCGACACTGTgaggagagaagcagtcagagtGCGGATACAGGAGGAAATACAGTGTCATGTCAACTATGGACTCCATCT GTGGAAGGGCTGTACTTTGAGGCAGACCTTCTTAGCTGATGTAAAGGAGACAGTGGTCCAGTCAAGAACCAGTCCCATCGTCCTGTTGGGACCTCCAGGCTGGGGAAAGAGCACCACCATGGCTGCATTAGCACAGCTAGCACCCTCCTGGCTACCAGG AGCCGTGAAGATATTGGTGCACTTCATTGGCTTCACTGGAGAGAGCAGGAATATTCGTCTGGTCCTGCAGAGTCTTTGTGTCCAGCTGGCTGAAGCCTACTGTCCCCACACGCAGCTGTCAGAG GACCTCCCTAAGCTGATCAATGAGTTCCACTCCCTGCTGGGCCTGGTGGGAGCAGAGCAGCCCCTGGTGGTCCTGCTGGATGGGTTAGATGAGCTGTCTGAGGAACATGGTGCAGACCTCTCCTGGGTCTCAATCCCACTTCCTCCAAATGTCCGCCTCGTCCTATCTGCAACCTCTGACTCCCCCTGCGCTCACACTCTGCAG TCTGCCCATCCCACAGTcctgtccctccctcccctcagtCCTGACGACATCACAGCTGCACTAGAGTCCAAGCTGTGGATGAACAAACGGTGTCTGCAGGAGCAGCAGTGGCAGCTGCTGGTCCAGGCTTGCCTGTCCTGTCCCTGCCCTCTGTATCTGGAAGCAGCTTACTCTGAGAGCATGCTCTGGACCTCCTACTCCCCCCAGGCCAGCCTCAGCCTTCCAGCTAGCCTGGAGGGCCTCTACCTCAGCATGCTTGCTCGGCTAGAGAGAGAGCTGGGGAGGGAGCTGCTGAGACGAGCTTCTTCTCTGATTTCCCTCTCCCGTTGGGGAGTCACTGAACAG GAGTTACTGGACCTACTGGCCAAAGATGGGAAGGTGCTCCAGGAAGTGACCAACTGTCACTCCTCCTCCAGCCACCCCAGGGTGCCTTATGTCATGTGGGCTAGACTGAAACATGGCCTTGGTTGTCATCTAACTGAGGTTAGGACAGATGGGACGTGGGTGTACCGTTGGACGCATTTTGAGCTGAGTCGTGTGTGCATAAAGCGTTATTTAAAAACAGATGAGTCCCGCATGGCTGTGCACTCTGACTATGCTGACTATTTCAGAGACAAGTCGCAAGAAGCACACATATTTCAGCCTCTCGCCTGGACTTTGGATGAGAAAGAGGATGGTGAAGGGGTGACTAAAAGTTACAGATTCAATCTGAGAAAGCTTCATGGATTGCCCTACCATCTGGTCCACTCAGGCCAAATCCTGCCCTTCCTGTCTGAATGCATTTTCAACTATGAGTTCCTGCTACATAAGGCCTGGGGTCTGTCTGTCCTGGACATCGAGGAGGACCTGAACAAAGCTGTGCTGCCAGACAA GGTGCTGGTGGATGTAGAGGTGCTGTCTTCTGCTCTGGAACTGTCCAGAGCGGTTCTACTGAAGGATCCCTGTCAGCTTGCCTCCCAACTTATGGGTCGACTGGGACAAATGGTAATTGAGGACCGTCCTGTTGCTAAAG GAGACCCGCTGAAGTTCAGTGACCTCCATGATTTACTGGCTCAGTGTATGCAGTCCTCCCTGCCTGTGTTGTTGCCCTCCTCCACCTTTTTGTTTCCCCCAGGAGGACTCCAACCCATCCTGCTTGCAG GTCACATGACCAACGCGGCTGCTCTGGgagggggacagagaggaccATTGTGTGTCACCAGTGAATCTGATGGAAGCCTGAGGTTTTGGGATTTGGAGCAGAGGCGGATCATCAGGAGCCTGGACCCAGTGGGGGGAGTTGTGGGCGATTCTCTCTTGCTGGGTTTGGATGATAGGATGCTTATAGTCTGCATGGGGCAAGGTCTGCAG GTGAGAGAGGTTGAGTCTGGGCGAGTTGTGTATTCAGAGAGTGATTCTGTGGATGTTCCTATAGTCACCACAACATGTGAAGGACAGCTGCTGGTGGTCTGCTATGATGGAGGTGATCTAGTCAAG GTTTTTGACCtggcctcctcctgctctctgctgcACTGCGTTAACCTTTCCATGGAGCGGCAGGCGATCCACAAAGACCGCGCCATTCTGCTCTCCAGCAACTCCATCAGAGACTACGTCCTCTTTGCCTACAG GTCTGGTGGTGAGGCAGCAGTATTCAGTGCCAGAGAAGGTTCGGTGCTGTCTGTCCTTTCTGCTCAACATGATTCTGCCTCTATACAAGCTGTGGAGATGACTGAAGACTACCTGCTCCTCTTCTGCAG ATACCCATACAAGAGAGGCAGTGACATCATCCATGTCGAGCTTTTCAGCACCATCTCCCTCCTCTACCTGCGGTCTATACTGGGCTGCAGCCAAGACTTCCTTTCCCAGGTCTCTGTCAACCAAGCAGGGACACATGCCATTGCCTTCTGCCCCTCCCCTCGTACCGGCATCACTGACATCGTCACCTGGAACCTGGAGACAGAGGACCACAAACATATCACCCGTTTCCCTGCAGTAGTGACCAGAG GCCTGTGTTTCGATCTGCGCTTCTGCCTGGGGATCTGCAGCGGAAAGAAGTATCTTCATCTGTGGGATCTGACCTCCAGGATCAGTGACCAGACCCTGACCTATAACACCCATAAGCTGAGGAGTGACGGCACAGAAGAGGTCATCCCAATGGGGAAAACCCTGAG GTATGCTTTGTGCCGCTCCATCAGAGCAGGGACAGTGTACGTGTGGAACCTGACCAGACGGCGTTTCACCTGCCGACCAGTCAGAGTGGAGCACGGCCTCTACAGCAGCACTGATGTGATGCTCGCCCATGATTTCAAACTTTACATCTTCACagacagaagcagaaacagCAGCATGGACCCATCGTATCGATTCCAG ACTCTTCTGGTGTATGACTTGATTAAGCAAAGTTATGTAAGGAGACAGACCGGGCTCGCAGTTATTCCCTGTCCTCAGCATGAGTACCTTCTTCTGGAGGATGGACGGACTCTTCTGGGCCTATCGGAGACCAG AGATCATCTGATCCTGTGGGATCTAGACTCTGGCTATGTCAAACATGAGATCAAACCGTCCCACAGAGGGTCGCTTCTGTACAGCCGCTCAGTCCAAGAGCTGCAGCCTGATGTGACACCACGCAGAGACACATGTGAGCTGCCGGATTCCTCCAACT TGATGCCTTGGGACATCCGCACAGAGAGCCAGTCTGCAAAGAAGAGGAGGTCGGAGAGAGAggcacagagggagacagaggcgGCGAGGAGGCTGGAcagagaaaaatacaactgtatAGAGCAGTACCTCCTCAGTGGAGATGAACAG GTGGCGGTGTGCTCCTATTTTGCTCATCACCTTAATGTCTTCAGCATGGTTTCACAAGAACACCTCCACACACTGGAGGATAAAACATCACTGCTGAGCCTCCACACGGCAGCTATTACCTACACCGGCAGCCACCTGGTGCTGACCAACTTTAAGCAAGAGCAGAGGACTCCCTGCATCACCCTGTGGGACCTGCATGAAGGAATA GTGAGTAAAAGACTGAAGAAGGAGGCTGGAGTTTGCTGCATAGCTATCACAGACAACGCAGACCGAGTCCTCTTTGGGGTCACAGGAAGCAACAG GCTGACAGTGTGGGATCCTTTCAAGAGAAACTATAGGAGCATCTGTGGCTATGGGAACCTGAAAATAGAAGTCTCCAGTAAGCTGTACATGACGGAAGGAGGAACAAAAGCCGTCCTGCTGTCAG GACAGTTGAGCCTGTGGGACCTGGAGGCACGTAGCATCCTGTCTGTGCTCTCCCTGGATGCACATGTCGGCTGTATGAGGCTGCTCCGTGGACGTGAGATCTGGGTCCTGCTCGGCCTTAGCCACAGCCCCGCCCTCATCAGCATCAGGCCCACATCCAGGAGTGTCAGCTCAGCAACTCAAGCCTCCAGAGACGGAGACCTGTTTGGAGAGTCCAGCAgcagtgaagaagaggaggactctTAG
- the ing2 gene encoding inhibitor of growth protein 2, producing the protein MLGHHYPNADKSQQLVNYVEDYLECVESLPLDIQRNISLLREIDAKYQEVLKEVDEVFEKYKGEQDAAQRKRLQIQLQRALITSQELGDEKIHVVTQMTELVENRSRQMDSHSLCLQEPSEAERLTTERRSSVQDSPAPERTSARRPRRQRNSESRDSSHPSANGSLVDDPVEELSIPPPREKKSKSAKKKKRKAKQERDASPVDFAIDPNEPTYCLCEQVSYGEMIGCDNDQCPIEWFHFSCVGLTYKPKGKWYCPKCRGDNEKTMDKSLDKNRKDRRSR; encoded by the exons ATGTTAGGCCACCACTATCCAAATGCCGACAAGTCGCAACAACTGGTCAACTATGTGGAGGATTATCTGGAATGTGTGGAGTCCCTGCCTTTGGATATACAAAGAAATATTTCTCTGCTTCGAGAAATTGATGCAAAGTACCAAG AGGTGCTGAAGGAGGTGGATGAAGTATTTGAGAAGTACAAAGGTGAGCAAGATGCAGCTCAGAGAAAGCGCCTGCAGATCCAGCTGCAGAGAGCGCTCATCACCAGCCAGGAGCTGGGGGATGAGAAGATCCACGTAGTGACCCAGATGACAGAGCTGGTGGAGAACCGCTCTCGCCAGATGGACTCGCACTCACTTTGCCTCCAGGAACCGAGTGAGGCCGAGCGTCTCACTACAGAACGACGCTCCAGCGTCCAAGACTCCCCAGCCCCTGAACGCACCTCGGCGAGACGCCCTCGGCGCCAGCGGAACAGCGAGAGCCGTGACTCAAGCCACCCGTCAGCCAACGGCTCTCTGGTAGATGACCCTGTGGAGGAACTGTCCATCCCTCCACCCAGAGAGAAGAAGTCCAAATctgcaaagaagaagaagcgcaAGGCCAAACAGGAACGAGACGCCTCGCCGGTCGACTTTGCCATCGACCCCAATGAGCCCACCTACTGCCTCTGTGAGCAGGTGTCATATGGTGAGATGATTGGCTGTGATAACGACCAATGCCCCATTGAGTGGTTCCACTTCTCCTGTGTGGGGCTCACCTACAAGCCCAAGGGGAAGTGGTACTGCCCCAAATGCAGAGGGGACAATGAAAAGACGATGGACAAAAGCctagacaaaaacagaaaagaccGCAGATCCAGGTAG